The DNA segment TGTGTATTTCTTTCGAAGCTCTGGGTTCTGCGTAGCAACTCCTACGGGACAGGTATCAAGATGGCAGACCCTCATCATTATGCATCCGAGAACTATCAGTGGAGCCGTTGAAAAACCATACTCCTCGGCACCCAGAAGGGCAGCGATAGCAACATCCCTTCCGGTTTTCATCTGACCGTCCGTTTCGAGGACCACCCTGCTTCTGAGATTGTTAAGAACCAAGGTCTGATGCGTTTCAGCTATGCCTAATTCCCAGGGAAGTCCCGCGTGGTGTATGCTGCTTTGTGGGGATGCGCCCGTCCCCCCCGAGGTCCCGCTTATGAGTATCACGTCCGCGTGACCTTTCGCCACGCCTGCGGCTATGGTGCCGACGCCGACCTCTGAAACCAGTTTCACGTTTATCCGGGCATGCTTGTTCGCGTTTTTAAGATCGTAGATAAGCTGCGCCAGATCCTCAATCGAGTAAATGTCGTGGTGCGGTGGCGGCGATATAAGCCCCACTCCAGGGGTCGAAAGTCTCACCTTGGCTATCCACGGGTAGACTTTTCTCCCTGGAAGCTGTCCCCCCTCTCCAGGTTTTGCACCCTGAGCTATCTTTATCTGTATCTCATCCGAGTTCACCAGGTATTCGCTCGTGACGCCGAAACGGCCCGAAGCTACCTGCTTTATGGAGCTTCTCCTGAGGTCTCCGTTCGGATCGGGAGTGTATCTGTCGGAATCTTCTCCCCCTTCGCCCGTGTTGCTCTTGCCGCCGATGCGGTTCATCGCGATTGCCAGGCTTTCGTGGGCCTCCTTGCTTATCGCCCCGTAAGACATAGCCCCGGTCTTGAACCTTCTGCATATGCTCTCAACCGACTCCACCTCGTCAAGCGGTACGGGGTTATCCGAGAACTTGAGATCTATGAGGCCGCGGAGCGTGAAGTGCTCTTTTTCCTCGTCGTTTGCAAGCTTGGTGTATTCCTTGAATTTTTCGTAACTGCCGGTCTGGCAGGCTTCCTGAAGCTTGTGCACGGTGCGCGGATGGTACATGTGCCGTTCTCCGTCGGGCCTCCACCTGTAAACCCCTCCGGTTTCAAGCGTCGCAGTCTCAACGTCCCTTTCAGCAAATGCCCTCGAGTGGCGCTTTATCGCCTCTGCGGCTATGACATCGATCCCCACTCCCTGTATACGGGAAGCTGTCCAAGTGAAGTATTTATCGACAAACTCGGTGTTAAGCCCGAGCGCCTCGAATATCTGGGCTCCGTGGTAGCTTTGCACCGTGGAAATGCCTATTTTGGACATTATCTTCACTATGCCCTTTACAAGACTTTTCACGTACCCCGATACCGCTTCCTCGTAAGATATGCCCACGAGCATGTTCTGGTGAATCATGCCGTTTATGGTCTCATAAGCCATGTAGGGCGCTACGGCGCTTGCTCCGTAGCCTATGAGAAGCGCCATGTGGTGAGTTTCTCTCGGCTCGCCCGATTCAATGACTAGTGCCGCGCGCATCCTGTTTCCGTTTCTTATCAGGTGATGGTGAAGTCCCGAGACCGCCAGCAAGGCGGGAACGGGGGCGTTTCGAGCGTCAAAGCCCCTGTCCGAGAGAACCAGTATGTTGGCACCTTTCTCTATGAGTTCGTCAGCACGGGCGAATATCCCGGAGAGAGCGTCCTCGAGTCCTTCTGTTCCCTTTTCAGGATCAAAAAGAGTGGGAATCACTTCGCAACGGAACTTCTCCCCCTGAATCATCTTAAGCTTCTCAATCTCGGGATTAGTCAGAAACGGAGTCTCAAGCTCTATTTTCTCGGAGCTCCTCGCCTCGGGCCGCAGTATGTTGGCCGTTGTCCCGAGCGTAACCATGGTCCCGGTTATAAGTTCCTCGCGTATGGCGTCAATCGCGGGGTTTGTTACCTGAGCGAACATCTGCTTGAAATAGTTGTAAAGAAGCTTCGATTCGTCAGAGAGCGCCGCAAGCGGAGTATCGACTCCCATGGCTCCCACCGGTTCGACCGCATTTTTTGACATCGGGCCCAGAAGAATGCGCAGATCCTCAAACGTGTAGCCAAAGACCCTCTGCCTCGTAAGAAGCTCTGAGGGGTCATAGTCGGGTGGTGTCTCGGCGGGCTCTTCTTTCATCATCCCGGAGAAACTCTCCATGTTCTCCTCGAGCCACTTCCCATAGGGGTTTTCCGTCGAAAGCCTCTGCTTGAGTTCAGAGTCCCCGACTATGCGGCCCTCGCAGGTGTCTATAAGAAGCATCCTTCCCGGAAGCAGGCGACCCTTGTAGCTCACCCTCTCGGGCGGTATGTCAAGCACTCCCACTTCGGAGCCCAGCACCACGGTGTCGTCCTTGGTGACGTAGTATCTGGTGGGACGCAGCCCGTTTCTGTCGAGCACCGCTCCCACTTTTTCGCCGTCTGTAAAAGCTATGGAAGCGGGACCGTCCCAAGGTTCCATAAGACAGCTGTGAAACCTGTAGAAATCTTTCTTCTCAGCCGACATGCTCTCGTGCTTTGACCACGGCTCGGGAATCATCATCATAACGGCGTGCTCTATTGAGTAGCCCGAGAGACACAGAAATTCCATTGCATTATCAAAGGAGGCGGAATCACTACCCTCGGGAGCTATCACGGGAAAGATCTTTTCTATATCGTCGCCGTAGAACTCGGATTCCAAAACAGCCTGCCTTGAGTGCATCCAGTTTATGTTTCCCCGAAGGGTGTTTATCTCCCCGTTGTGTATCACGTACCTGTAGGGGTGAGCCCTGTCCCAGCTTGGAAACGTATTCGTGCTGAAACGCGAGTGCACGAGCGCTATCGCGCTTTCCATTAGATCGGACGTGAGGTCCGGGAAATAAGGTTCAAGCTGCCAGGTAACGAGCATCCCCTTGTAAACTATTGTTCTGCATGAGAGGCTGGGAACGTAGAAATGCTCGTCGTGCCCCGCGGTCTTTATTTCCGCCTCGGCACGCTTTCTTATTATGTAAAGTCTTCTCTCGAAGCCGTCTCCGGCAGGGGTCCCGTTCCCCCGGCCTATGAATACCTGCCTTATCGCGGGCTCACATCCCAAAGCGGTCGCACCCAGAGAGGAATTGTCGGTGGGAACGGTCCGCCAGCCCAAAACGGTCTGGCCCTCCCCGGTGATTATATTTTCAAGTGTCTTTTTCGTTTTCTTCCCAACGGACGGGTCGGGAGAGAGGAACATCATTCCGACTCCGTAATCCTCCTCCGCCGGGAGGGTAATTCCCTCGGTTCCTAGAGCCTCGACGAAAAATGCGTGGGGTTTCTGAAACAGTATTCCGGCTCCATCTCCCGTGTTCGGCTCGCATCCGCACGCTCCACGGTGCTCGAGGTTTTTGAGCACGGTTATGGCATCGCGGATTATGGAATTCGACCTTACACCCTTTACGTTAACGACGAATCCTATCCCGCAGGAATCGTGCTCAAACGCAGGATCGTAAAGCCCGTTTTTTTCGGGAAATTTCTTAACACTCATATAAACTGTCCGCCTGTTGTGTCGTTATGAAAAAACAAAGCGAGAACTGATGTGGCGCAAGCAACCTCATTCATACGCCATCGGGTAATTATAACATAAATCCCGAACTCCGCACACGCCCCGCCCATGGTTATAATAAACAGTATAGAGATGACAACTAATCCCCAAGAGAGTAAAGAAAAAGAAGACCCCGGAAGCGTAATTCTCTCTTTCCACATGGAGTCAAGCGCCACCTTGTGGAACAGGATATTCGAGGGCTTTTCCTCAGAGATGATCCTTGTAAGCAGGTTTGAGGGAAAAGACAGAAAGGCCCTTGAGATACTCTACAGGTTCGGCTCCATGGTCGCGAAGAGATACCGAAAGTGCGCAGTCGAGCCCAGAGTCTACGGAATAGTCATAAAAAAAGATGTAAGTGACGAAACCGAGGAAACGATAAACGAGTGGATGGATCTCATGCGCAAGCTTCGTCACGAAATAACCGGGTTTCTCTAAAAGACCGTATCCCCAGTAATCACCCTGCGAAGATCGCCCTCACCAGTTCTCAGGTAAAGAAATCCGTTCGCGTCAACGCGCTCTACCACCCCGCTTATAATTTCGCCCGAGACGTCAACCGATATCTCCTCCCCAACAAATCCCCACCTCTCGATCCACATATCCACAATCGCTCGCGTCCCGCGGCGACGAAACTCACGGTAGAGACGGTCAAGGGCGCTGATAAGCTCGGCGCAAAACTTTTCTCTACCGACCTCTTCCCCAAGCAGTATCGAAAGAGAAGTGGTCTTCTGTGAAATATCCTCCATCTCGCGGCGTATGAATTCCTCGGGCAGGTTGAGGTTGACCCCGATTCCGATCATAAGATAATCAATCGCGCCGTCCGAGGTGCCAAGCTCTGTAAGCACCCCGGAGATTTTTCTTCCGCCGACCAGAATGTCGTTCGGCCATTTTATCGTGGCGTCTACACCGTAGCCGGAAAAAACATCCACAAGCGCGCAGGACGCAAGAAATGTGAAAACGGAAGATTCCTGAGGGGAGATTTCCGGGCGAAACAAGGCTGAGAGGTAAAGATTGCTGCCCGCGGGAGATACCCACCTGCGCCCGAGCCGCCCCCTGCCCGCAGTCTGCGAATCGGAAACCACTACCGTCCCGTCCGTGGCCGTGCCCTCACCTACGAGTCCGAGAAGAACATCGTTTGTGGAACCTACTTCGTCATAGACAAAAAGCTTCTCCCCGACCGTCTCCGTGGCAAGATGTTTTCTTATTTCCGAGATTTCCATTAAGACAACCTGCTCCTTTTCCGAGATATTCAAGTATTATAGTCGCAATCCAGACTCAAGAGAAAAACCCCTGTTTCCGTGAAACAATTTCTTTCCAAAAACCTTGCGGTACCGCTTATCGCCTACGTGACAGTCATAACGGTGATAATTGTCTCGAGAACGGCGATCAGCCGCGAGTACGCCCTTTTGCTCTCGGCAGGGGTTATGCTCTGGGTTCCGTTTCTCCTTGATCGCCACAGTGCGAACGTTTTGAGGTTCGAGCTGCGCGGACTACTGCGGGGAACGGGGATTTCTCTCGCGGTGCTTTTCGGCTACCTGGTCTGCTTATATCTTCTCTCTTCTTACTTGGGAAAGACGGTTAAGTTCACAGAGCCGACGGCGCTTTTCGTGTTTACGCATCTTGTGGCCATAGCATTTCCCGAGGAATTTTTCTTCAGGGGGTATATACAGAGAACACTCGGCGGCGGGTGGAGCGCGATCATCGCGGCAAGCGTGCTCTTCGCCTTGGCGCACCTTCTTGTAATCTGCGTATTTGCCGGTGGGGGTGTCTGCGGGCAAAACACTCTTACCTTTTTCCCTTCGCTTGTCATGGGATATCTCTACATGAGAACCGGGACCATATGGTCAAGCGTTTTCTTTCACTTCGCCGCAAACATCGTCTACCTGTCTTTTAGGTTGATTTAGTATGAATCTTCGAAAAAACCTCTTTTCCCAGTCAAGCCCAAAATAGTTCTCAAGCCGCAGAGTTCTAGAAATATCACACAGTTACGAGTATAGTTTTCAAATGAAACAGTTACGGGCCGGGCTCTCCCAGATTAACCCGAGCGTGGGAGACATAACCGGGAACACGAAGAAAATAACCGAAGCGATCGAGGCGGCGCGAGGTCTCGATATAGACATCCTGTGTTTTCCCGAGCTTGCCGTAACGGGCTATCCTCCCGAGGACCTTCTTCTTAAAACCGAGTTTATCGACGACAACATCCGCGCTCTTGACGAAATAAAGAAGCACTGCCGGGACAATATGGCCGTCATAGTGGGATTCGTGGACAAAAAAGACGACATATTCAACTCTGCGGCGGTAATCCAGAGAGGAGAGCTAATCGACATATATCACAAGCTCCGCCTCCCAAACTACGGGGTGTTCGACGAGAACCGCTATTTCCAGTCAGAAAGACGGTTTCCCGTGTACTCAATGGGGAAAATGACCTTCGGGGTCACGATCTGCGAGGACATATGGTACCCCGGAGAACCAATAAGAAGCCAGGTTCTGCTCGGAAACGCCCAGATCATATTCAATCTCTCCGCGTCTCCCTACTACATGGGAAAGCCCGTGGCGAGAGAAAGAATGCTTGCGACGAGGGCGGTTGACTATAACACCATAATAGCCTACTGCAACATGGTCGGGGGACAGGATGAGCTTGTATTTGACGGAAACAGTATGTTCATAGACGAAAAAGGCAATGTCGTCGCCACCGCTCGCAACTTTGAGGAAGAGCTGCTTGTCTGCGACGTTAACACCGAGAGGGTTTATAAATCAAGACTCAACACACCTACCATAAGAAAAACAAGATACGAACTTTCTTTCGAGGAGAATCAACTGGAGGCGTTTGCGCTTAAGTCCGCAAAGGCGAAGCGCAAAGTGAAAATCCCGCAAAAACAGGTCATCCCTCAGGAAGATCCGCTACGATGCGCCTTCTCCGCTCTTGTCCTCGGCACAAGGGACTACATAAGGAAAAACGGCTTCAAAAAAGTGGTGCTCGGGTTAAGTGGCGGGATAGACTCCTCTCTTACTGCCGCCGTTGCCGTAGAAGCCATCGGACCCGAAAAAGTCGTCGGAGTCTCCATGCCTTCAATGTACAGCTCCAAGGGAAGTGTTACAGACGCACGCAGGCTTGCGCGCAATCTCGGAGTGGAACTTCTCAGCATTCCCATAGAGGACGTTTTCAGGTGCTACGAGGGAATGCTCGCCGAGCTTTTCTCCGGAATGGAAGACGACGTGACTGAGGAGAATATCCAGGCGAGGATAAGAGGAAATATTCTTATGGCGCTTTCAAACAAGTTCGGGTGGCTGGTGCTCGCAACCTCGAACAAAAGCGAGTTGGCAGTAGGCTACTCGACGCTTTATGGGGACATGTCCGGGGGATTCGCGGTGATAAAGGACGTGCCCAAGGCCATGGTTTACGAGCTTTCCCATTATTACAACCGCTTGCGGGGAAAGAGGATAATACCAAAATCAGTGATTGAAAAACCCCCTTCAGCCGAGCTTCGCCCCGGCCAGAAGGACACCGACTCGCTTCCTGAATACGACACGCTCGACAGGATACTGAAGGCTTACGTGGAAGATGGCCTCGGGGTTGACGACATAGTAAAGCTAGGAGAAAAGAAAAACACCGTGCGCAAAATAATCAGGATGGTCAACACGAACGAATACAAAAGAAGGCAAAGCGCCCCAGGGGTAAAGATAACGTCGCTTGCCTTCGGGAAAGACCGCCGCTTCCCTATAACCAACCTCTACAGAAAATAAAAGCGGTTAATCACTCAAGCGAGAGAATAAACTCAGAAAGACTGTCAACAGTCTCAAGAACCTCCGGGTTAACTTCGGACTCGTCGATAGATATCCCAAACTCCTCTTCAAGCTCCATAATGAACTCAAGAGTTGATACGGAATCGACGCCTACTCCGAGTTCAATCAGCGATTGCTGGGCCGAGATGTCCCGGGGTTCAATATCAAGATCAAACTTGCTTACGACAAGCTGTCTTATCTTCTCCTCTAAAGCTTCTTTTCGCACAGTCACTTGAGTTTCTCCCTCAAGACCTTGCCCGCTGGGCTTCTTGGAAGCGCATCCAGAAATTCCATCTTCACGGGAATCTTGTAATCCGAGATCTTGCCCCTGCAAAAATCCACGACTTCCCGCCTCGTGAGACCGTCTGCAACGATAAAGGCCTGTACCTCTTCGCGGCCTCCCGCGCCGGGGGCGCCTACCACCGCAGCTTCAGTTATTTTCTCATGAGTCATAAGCAGGCTCTCGACCTCGTAGGGATCGACCTTGTTCCCCGAGATGTTTATGAAAAGCTTTTTTCTTCCGCGAATGAAAAGATACCCGTCGCTATCGAACATTCCGAGGTCCCCGGTATGGTAAAAACCGTCAACGAAAACCCTCTCGGTCTCTTCAGGAAAATCTACGTAACCATCGGTCATGGAGGGGCTATTTATAGTGATCTCGCCGATTTCCCCGGCCGGAAGTTCGCTACCATTCTCTGAAACTACCCTGACAACTACGTTTTCAACCGCCACTCCGACCGAAAGACGCTTCTCCACTATGTTCTCCGCGACATTAATCGTCATAACCCCGGTCTCAGAGGAACCGTATAGCTGGCGGGGATAGGTACCGAAAGCACTGTGGAAGGAGAAAAACGTCTCCTCTGCCAAAGGGGCCCCGGCCGAGATAACATGCTTTAACCGGGGGAAATCGTAATCTCCCCGGCTAGCGCTCCGCGCTAGGGTCTCAAGCATGAACGGGACAGCGGGGAAGACGGTTATTTGCTCTTTTTCAAGCACCCCCAAGACTTCTCTTCTTACGAACTTCGGAAGAAAATAGCAGCACGCCCCGACGCTTACGGCGCTTACGAAGTTTCCAAGGCCGTAGGTATGCGATATCGGAATCGAAAAAAGAATTCTGTCCCCGCTGTCCCAGTTTATGGTAGCTGTATGGTTTCTGGCAAGGGCTATCATGTTGCCGTGGCTTCTCGCGACACATTTAGGTTTTCCGGTGGAACCCGTAGAGAAAAGATAGATCGCCTTGTCAGCAAGAGAGTTTCCAGGCGGACCCGCGGGGGCGTCACCCGTAAAATCGTCCCGGGTTACGGAAACGGTTTTTATGCCTCCAGAAACTGGAGTCACGGTTTGCTCAAGGGACTCGTCTGTGACGATCAGAGCAGGCTCTGAGAACTCAAGGCAGTGTTTTATCTCTTCTGTTCCGCAGGCACTGTCAATCGGAACGCAAGCAGCTCCGAGCCTCGCGATCGAGAAAACGGACACGGCAAGCGAAAGCGAATTAGGAAGAAAAACGCAGACTCTATCTCCCCGTGACACTCCCCGCTTGAAAAGAAAGGAGGAAAAACCGTCAACAAAACCGCAAAGCTGCTCGTAGCTGTAGGTCTCTCCCTCGTACCAGACTGCAGCTCCCCGGGAATTTCGCCCAAGGTTCGAATAAAGTATTTCGCAGTAGTTTCTCATCGCCCCGTCACGGGAAAAGGGGAACTTGTCCGAGCGCCGTTTCCTCGGAAAATCCGAAAACGATGTTCATGTTCTGAACCGCCTGGCCCGCAGCCCCTTTCATGAGATTGTCAAGAACCGATACGACAACAAGGTAGCCTTCCCGCTCGCAGAACCCCAAGGAAACGTAATTGGAACCCGAAACAGACGCCATCCCGGGCGGCCCGTCGCAGATCCGGACGAAAACATCCTCTTCGTAGAACTTTGAGTAAAGCTCCCTCACCTCCTGAGGAAAGACCTGCGAGCGAGGCTTGAGGTACGAAGCGGCCATTATACCTCTTTTAACCGGAACGCGGGTGTTAAAGAAAAGAAGCTTTTTTGAAACACCGCAAAAATCAGAAAGTACTCTAAGAATCTCATGCTTCTGGTCTTCTCCTCCAGTATCCCGGGCAGAGACATCTTCCTTTACCTCGGTGTAGTGACTCTCCGGCTTCGGGGCCCGCCCAGAAGTCGAGAAAGAAGACTTGATATCTACTATAATGTCGTCTTCCGCGTCATATTCTTTTAGAAAAGGGGCTATTCCAAGGGAAACGCAGGTTGAATAGCAGCCCGCGTTAGCGACCAAGGAGGCGTTCTTTATCTTCCCGCGGTTAAGTTCGCTAAGACCGTAGACCGCCCCGGAGAGAAGCTCTGGAAATCGCGGTGCCGTGCCGTGGACCCGGGAGTAATCGGCCGGATCAGAGAATCTTAGGTCCGAACTCAGGTCAATTACCTTCGCGCCCGTTTCAAGGAACTTCTGCACGAAAACAGAAGAAGTTCCTCCCGGAAGGCAGGAAAACACGACATCGAGCGGCTCCGAGTAAGAAATTTTTGATACGGAGCTCAGGTAAAGGTCCGCGTAGCCCAGAAGGTGCGGGAAGGCCTCGTCCGCCTTTTTGCCCGAGAATTTCTCAGACGTAAGCAGGCGCAGATCCGCGTTCGGGTGGCACGCCAGAAGGGAAAGAAGTTGCTGGCCGACATAACCCGTAACTCCAAGAATTGCCGTTTTAAGTTTCATTTTAGGAAACCGCCTCGGTGTGGTGAACCCGTCCCGATTAATATAGCTTTAAAAGCGCCTAGGAAAAAACCGGGGCCGGCGGAAAAAAGGCTTCCCCTTTGTCTTCAGGCATTCTGAGCGGTCGCCGTCCGAAAGACTCGGTCAATCCACTGCTCCATGCTTTTGCGCGAGGTCCTTCCTATAAGCTCCCTTACCTCGCTCATGGGAATCACGGCCTTGGCGTAGGACCTGTGCCCCCCGGCACTTCCGATTTCGCTGAAAAGTTCGAAAAGCAGGCGCCCGGCGCTTTTGACGGAGCCGCTGTTTCTAACGGATATGACTACATGGGAACCGGAAATGATTCCGAAGGCTACCGACCACTCGACCCCTCCCACTTTCATTCCCATGTCCGCTACCTGAGAAATCAGGTGCTCCTTTTCTATCCTGCCTAAGTTCATGAAGATTATTCCGTCATTTATCCAGTGCTTGGAAAGCGCCTCGCCGTAATGCTTGATCTCCTCTGAATACAGGTTCCTGGACTCTATTTTCCTGAGAAGCCCCAAGTCGGCCTGATTGTAGAGGTAGGTAAACGCTTCCAGATCGTCAAGGTCGGCACCTCTGTTGAGAATCATGGTGTCAGTCTTTATGCCATAGAGAAGGGCGGTTGAGAGTTTCGCAGAAATCTCAACCTGTGCGGCTCTCAGGAACCGGGTCATGATCGTCGCGGTAGCACCTTCCTCGGAACTTATTTCGGTGAATTTCGCGTCGCATTCGGGAGTTCTCGGATGATGGTCGATAACCGAATCGATATCCGTAATCTCGCCTCTAAAATAAGAAGGCTGCACATCTACAAGCGCTATGGAATCGAAATTCTTTACATCCTCATGGGAAATCACCTGCAGATCTATGTTCATAAGCTCTACCATGGCCACGTTCTCGGGCCTTGAAATCTTCTCTCCAAGGTAACCTATGGTCGCCGTTTTTCTGTTTCTCCTGAGAAGAGTCCGAAGCGCCAGGGCGCTTGCTATGGCATCCGGGTCAGGCTGGTTGTGAACGAGTATAAGAAGTTTTTTGGCGTCCTGGTGAACTTCCCTGAGCAGCCTTACCGAGATATCCGATCTCGCGAGCTTTTCCTCAAAAGATATCTGGCTGTCTGCAACTTTCTCGAATCTTACGTATCTCGCTATATAGCCATCCTTTCGTCGCTCGCCGTCAGCAGAAACAACTATCGGGCTCGTGGGGTAACTGCGAGCAAGAGACAACAGAAATTCTTTGCTTGAGAGATGGTTGTTCACAACTATGAGGGTAAAGGTTCCCCCCTTACTAAGCGCGTCCTCGGGAGAGTCAAGCTGTATTACCTTGCCTCTGTTTCTAAAAAGACTCATCAGGAGAACTTCAACTTCCCCGATGAACATATATCTTCTCTCCCCGTTCGTACTCATCGTATCAGAAACGCAGACAGCTACCTTTGGCAGGCTGCGCTGAGCTCCTCCGTGAAGCTTGAAATTCTTCCAAGTACTTCCTGCCTTTGCACTCCACCGTCCTCAATTATTCTCACAAGCGCGCTCCCGACGATAACAGCGTCTGAAAAGGATGCTATCGCGGCGGCCTGGCGCGCAGAAGACACCCCAAATCCCACCCCTACGGGAAGTTCCGAGCGACGCTTGATTCTTCCCACGAGATCCTCGAGATCGTAGTCCATATCAGGGCGTGCTCCCGTGACCCCGGTGACCGAAACCACGTAGATAAACCCCGAGGCGTTCTGCGACACCATCTCTATTCTTTCCTCGGTGCTCGTCGGTGCAAGAAGGAAGATACGGTCAAGCCCCTCCCGCTCGACATGAACGCTGAGTTCCCCGGCTTCTTCGGGCGGAAGATCGACAACCAGAACCCCGTCCGCCCCCGCCTCGCGGGCGTCGCGGGCAAAACGCTCAGTGCCGTAGGAGAAAAAAGGATTGTAGTAGCCGAAAAGTATTATGGGAATATCCGAGCGGAACCTTATTCTTCTAACGAGAGAGAGCACGTCGGAGAGGGATGTTGAGTTCGCAAGAGCCCGCTCAGAAGCCGCCTGAATGACCGGTCCGTCCGCCATGGGGTCTGAGAAGGGAATGCCGATTTCAACCATGTCGACACCGCTTGCCTCCAAGCGGTCAATAATCTGCTCGGTAAAATCGATATCCGGATCCCCGGCGGTAACATAGCAGATAAGAGCCGCTTTGTCCTGCTCCCCAAGCTCGCGGAATTTTTCCTCTATCCTTCCCATGTGCTTTTAGAAGACACCGGCTTTCTGGCACAGGCCGGAAACGCAGAAATCGTAAGCAACCAGAATGAAAATGAAGCTCCAACCTTCCCACCTTTATATACACGCTTATGGGCATTGTCAAGCGCGCGACACAGGAGAAA comes from the Candidatus Dadabacteria bacterium genome and includes:
- a CDS encoding biotin--[acetyl-CoA-carboxylase] ligase codes for the protein MEISEIRKHLATETVGEKLFVYDEVGSTNDVLLGLVGEGTATDGTVVVSDSQTAGRGRLGRRWVSPAGSNLYLSALFRPEISPQESSVFTFLASCALVDVFSGYGVDATIKWPNDILVGGRKISGVLTELGTSDGAIDYLMIGIGVNLNLPEEFIRREMEDISQKTTSLSILLGEEVGREKFCAELISALDRLYREFRRRGTRAIVDMWIERWGFVGEEISVDVSGEIISGVVERVDANGFLYLRTGEGDLRRVITGDTVF
- a CDS encoding CPBP family intramembrane metalloprotease; this encodes MKQFLSKNLAVPLIAYVTVITVIIVSRTAISREYALLLSAGVMLWVPFLLDRHSANVLRFELRGLLRGTGISLAVLFGYLVCLYLLSSYLGKTVKFTEPTALFVFTHLVAIAFPEEFFFRGYIQRTLGGGWSAIIAASVLFALAHLLVICVFAGGGVCGQNTLTFFPSLVMGYLYMRTGTIWSSVFFHFAANIVYLSFRLI
- a CDS encoding acyl carrier protein, with product MQGQDLGLQDSREDGISGCASKKPSGQGLEGETQVTVRKEALEEKIRQLVVSKFDLDIEPRDISAQQSLIELGVGVDSVSTLEFIMELEEEFGISIDESEVNPEVLETVDSLSEFILSLE
- a CDS encoding NAD+ synthase; this translates as MKQLRAGLSQINPSVGDITGNTKKITEAIEAARGLDIDILCFPELAVTGYPPEDLLLKTEFIDDNIRALDEIKKHCRDNMAVIVGFVDKKDDIFNSAAVIQRGELIDIYHKLRLPNYGVFDENRYFQSERRFPVYSMGKMTFGVTICEDIWYPGEPIRSQVLLGNAQIIFNLSASPYYMGKPVARERMLATRAVDYNTIIAYCNMVGGQDELVFDGNSMFIDEKGNVVATARNFEEELLVCDVNTERVYKSRLNTPTIRKTRYELSFEENQLEAFALKSAKAKRKVKIPQKQVIPQEDPLRCAFSALVLGTRDYIRKNGFKKVVLGLSGGIDSSLTAAVAVEAIGPEKVVGVSMPSMYSSKGSVTDARRLARNLGVELLSIPIEDVFRCYEGMLAELFSGMEDDVTEENIQARIRGNILMALSNKFGWLVLATSNKSELAVGYSTLYGDMSGGFAVIKDVPKAMVYELSHYYNRLRGKRIIPKSVIEKPPSAELRPGQKDTDSLPEYDTLDRILKAYVEDGLGVDDIVKLGEKKNTVRKIIRMVNTNEYKRRQSAPGVKITSLAFGKDRRFPITNLYRK
- the gltB gene encoding glutamate synthase large subunit, whose translation is MSVKKFPEKNGLYDPAFEHDSCGIGFVVNVKGVRSNSIIRDAITVLKNLEHRGACGCEPNTGDGAGILFQKPHAFFVEALGTEGITLPAEEDYGVGMMFLSPDPSVGKKTKKTLENIITGEGQTVLGWRTVPTDNSSLGATALGCEPAIRQVFIGRGNGTPAGDGFERRLYIIRKRAEAEIKTAGHDEHFYVPSLSCRTIVYKGMLVTWQLEPYFPDLTSDLMESAIALVHSRFSTNTFPSWDRAHPYRYVIHNGEINTLRGNINWMHSRQAVLESEFYGDDIEKIFPVIAPEGSDSASFDNAMEFLCLSGYSIEHAVMMMIPEPWSKHESMSAEKKDFYRFHSCLMEPWDGPASIAFTDGEKVGAVLDRNGLRPTRYYVTKDDTVVLGSEVGVLDIPPERVSYKGRLLPGRMLLIDTCEGRIVGDSELKQRLSTENPYGKWLEENMESFSGMMKEEPAETPPDYDPSELLTRQRVFGYTFEDLRILLGPMSKNAVEPVGAMGVDTPLAALSDESKLLYNYFKQMFAQVTNPAIDAIREELITGTMVTLGTTANILRPEARSSEKIELETPFLTNPEIEKLKMIQGEKFRCEVIPTLFDPEKGTEGLEDALSGIFARADELIEKGANILVLSDRGFDARNAPVPALLAVSGLHHHLIRNGNRMRAALVIESGEPRETHHMALLIGYGASAVAPYMAYETINGMIHQNMLVGISYEEAVSGYVKSLVKGIVKIMSKIGISTVQSYHGAQIFEALGLNTEFVDKYFTWTASRIQGVGIDVIAAEAIKRHSRAFAERDVETATLETGGVYRWRPDGERHMYHPRTVHKLQEACQTGSYEKFKEYTKLANDEEKEHFTLRGLIDLKFSDNPVPLDEVESVESICRRFKTGAMSYGAISKEAHESLAIAMNRIGGKSNTGEGGEDSDRYTPDPNGDLRRSSIKQVASGRFGVTSEYLVNSDEIQIKIAQGAKPGEGGQLPGRKVYPWIAKVRLSTPGVGLISPPPHHDIYSIEDLAQLIYDLKNANKHARINVKLVSEVGVGTIAAGVAKGHADVILISGTSGGTGASPQSSIHHAGLPWELGIAETHQTLVLNNLRSRVVLETDGQMKTGRDVAIAALLGAEEYGFSTAPLIVLGCIMMRVCHLDTCPVGVATQNPELRKKYTGDPAQVVDFMHFVAAEFREIMAKMGFRTVNEMIGRTDRLEMRKSLDHWKAKGIDLSSILVRPEVPEDWGTYCQIEQDHGIQDSLDETVLMDICRPTIEKGERVEAAVPIRNVNRTVGTIVGSELTRRYGLDGLEEDTIRLHFSGSAGQSFGAFVPKSMTLVLEGDSNDYTGKGLSGGKVIIYPPKESTFVAEENIIIGNVAFYGATGGEAYVRGVAGERFCVRNSGVRAVVEAVGDHCCEYMTGGRVAVLGQTGRNFAAGMSGGIAYVYDPEGDFAGRCNTESVFLEFVEEHDEAELLGMIRKHLEYTRSEVAQRILENWSTSLPRFVKVIPKDYKRMLEHINRAQQSGLSGDEALMAAFEENKRDLARVSGN
- a CDS encoding acyl--CoA ligase; its protein translation is MRNYCEILYSNLGRNSRGAAVWYEGETYSYEQLCGFVDGFSSFLFKRGVSRGDRVCVFLPNSLSLAVSVFSIARLGAACVPIDSACGTEEIKHCLEFSEPALIVTDESLEQTVTPVSGGIKTVSVTRDDFTGDAPAGPPGNSLADKAIYLFSTGSTGKPKCVARSHGNMIALARNHTATINWDSGDRILFSIPISHTYGLGNFVSAVSVGACCYFLPKFVRREVLGVLEKEQITVFPAVPFMLETLARSASRGDYDFPRLKHVISAGAPLAEETFFSFHSAFGTYPRQLYGSSETGVMTINVAENIVEKRLSVGVAVENVVVRVVSENGSELPAGEIGEITINSPSMTDGYVDFPEETERVFVDGFYHTGDLGMFDSDGYLFIRGRKKLFINISGNKVDPYEVESLLMTHEKITEAAVVGAPGAGGREEVQAFIVADGLTRREVVDFCRGKISDYKIPVKMEFLDALPRSPAGKVLREKLK